In the genome of ANME-2 cluster archaeon, one region contains:
- the uppS gene encoding di-trans,poly-cis-decaprenylcistransferase: MDNGLVTLKKTLDTVLYSGYEYLLTKEIKEFRVPGHIAIIMDGNRRYARKLGMTVWQGHNLGANTTENVLDWCYELGVKQITVYAFSTENQNRSDKEKQKLFELIGLKLEKLMQDERTHERRMRVRILGNIDLLPAGLRETARQAETITRNYDSMYLNIAMAYGGRQEIVDTARVLAQKVKSGQLEVSDIDEEIISSHLYPSTSLAVPDVDLIIRTGGDERMSNFLPWQANGNECAAYFCAPYWPEFRKIDFLRSIRTFQTREYEWQKNTVRRIVRLLGHTGQVEVEQVIRMSMKVGDITTEEVLAILKDLSGNSEMKDVAFVW, translated from the coding sequence ATGGATAATGGTCTTGTTACATTAAAAAAAACACTTGATACAGTTCTTTATTCCGGGTATGAATACCTGCTCACCAAGGAAATAAAAGAGTTCAGGGTTCCCGGACATATAGCTATAATCATGGACGGGAACCGCAGGTATGCCAGAAAGCTGGGTATGACCGTCTGGCAGGGGCACAACCTGGGTGCAAACACAACAGAAAACGTCCTTGACTGGTGCTATGAACTGGGTGTGAAACAAATAACAGTCTATGCCTTTTCCACAGAGAACCAGAACCGCTCAGATAAGGAAAAGCAGAAACTCTTCGAACTTATAGGTCTCAAGCTTGAGAAACTAATGCAGGATGAGCGTACCCATGAGCGAAGGATGCGGGTCAGGATACTGGGAAATATTGACCTGTTACCTGCCGGATTAAGGGAAACAGCAAGGCAGGCCGAGACCATCACAAGGAATTACGATAGTATGTACCTGAACATTGCCATGGCCTATGGAGGCCGCCAGGAGATCGTGGATACTGCAAGAGTGCTAGCCCAAAAGGTAAAAAGCGGCCAGCTTGAGGTGTCTGATATTGATGAGGAGATCATCTCATCCCATCTGTATCCCTCCACCAGCCTGGCAGTCCCTGATGTTGACCTGATCATCAGGACCGGTGGCGATGAGAGGATGTCAAATTTCCTGCCCTGGCAGGCCAACGGCAATGAATGTGCCGCCTATTTCTGTGCACCCTACTGGCCCGAGTTCAGGAAGATAGATTTCCTACGTTCCATAAGAACCTTCCAGACAAGGGAATATGAGTGGCAGAAGAATACTGTGCGGCGTATTGTCAGGCTCCTTGGACATACAGGCCAGGTAGAGGTTGAGCAGGTTATCCGCATGAGCATGAAGGTTGGGGATATCACAACAGAGGAAGTACTGGCCATCCTGAAAGACCTGTCAGGCAACAGTGAAATGAAAGATGTTGCCTTTGTGTGGTAA
- a CDS encoding deoxyuridine 5'-triphosphate nucleotidohydrolase has protein sequence MTMLSKQELTAALNTKPPLVEQMIDPAVQTQPNGVEMTLQSVLSLQGPGSVAFDNSERQLPDTEPLEFDGDGWLHLELGIYKIIYNEVVNIPDGLAAIARARSSLLRCGVALETAVWDAGYSGRSESLLVVHNPAGFRLKRNARVVQLIFFRLSSDVSEGYSGIYQNENK, from the coding sequence ATGACAATGCTCTCAAAACAAGAACTTACAGCAGCACTTAACACTAAACCGCCCCTGGTGGAACAAATGATAGACCCCGCCGTCCAGACCCAGCCCAACGGTGTTGAAATGACCCTGCAAAGTGTCCTCAGCCTGCAAGGCCCGGGCTCGGTAGCCTTTGACAACAGCGAGCGGCAGTTGCCGGATACAGAACCTCTGGAATTCGACGGCGACGGTTGGCTGCACCTTGAACTTGGCATATACAAGATCATCTACAACGAAGTAGTGAACATACCCGATGGCCTGGCCGCCATTGCCAGGGCCCGCTCAAGCCTGCTACGCTGCGGTGTAGCGCTTGAGACAGCTGTGTGGGATGCGGGTTACAGCGGGCGCAGTGAGAGTCTGCTTGTGGTGCACAACCCTGCGGGTTTCAGGCTAAAGCGAAATGCCAGGGTCGTACAGCTGATCTTTTTCAGGCTTAGTAGTGATGTCAGCGAAGGCTACAGCGGCATATACCAGAATGAAAACAAATAA
- a CDS encoding PEF-CTERM sorting domain-containing protein, with amino-acid sequence MNKLMIGALLIFGLVGMIGAEAAGSVNPSLSVIGDPIIINIGETNTQPVTLTLTGDATNQNITKIKILNVPTEISTSIDGNLGTELTDKWGNSKTWTISYTNVNAVNGKYVVTYEAHYEFDGVDSSIETQEATIQTGINAIPEFPTIALPVAVVLGLMFILSSRKKKE; translated from the coding sequence ATGAATAAATTAATGATAGGTGCCCTGCTAATTTTTGGTTTAGTAGGGATGATTGGGGCGGAGGCGGCTGGATCGGTAAATCCAAGTTTGTCTGTAATTGGTGATCCCATCATAATTAATATAGGAGAAACAAATACTCAACCTGTTACTTTGACATTGACCGGGGATGCTACAAATCAAAACATTACGAAAATTAAAATTTTAAACGTACCAACTGAAATTAGTACATCAATTGACGGAAACCTTGGTACAGAACTAACAGACAAATGGGGTAATTCCAAAACTTGGACTATTTCTTATACAAATGTTAATGCTGTAAATGGAAAATATGTTGTTACCTATGAAGCACACTATGAATTTGATGGAGTCGACAGTTCAATAGAAACGCAAGAGGCGACAATTCAAACAGGTATTAACGCAATTCCAGAATTCCCCACAATTGCCCTGCCAGTAGCTGTAGTACTTGGATTGATGTTCATTCTTAGTTCAAGGAAAAAGAAAGAATAA
- a CDS encoding UbiX family flavin prenyltransferase has product MKHELVVGISGASGVIYGIRLLEVLRENTDITVHLVVSESAKQIIGIETDYSITDVEAMADHLWNEQDFTAPIASGSHKTAGMVVVPCSMKTLAGIANGFSDTLIGRSADICLKEDRRLVLVPRETPLSLIDLENMVKVRRAGAAVLPACPGLYPKPQSVDEMIDFIVGRVLDLLDIEHGLYRRWE; this is encoded by the coding sequence ATGAAACACGAGCTGGTAGTGGGCATATCAGGTGCATCCGGTGTCATATACGGCATACGGCTGCTTGAGGTGCTAAGAGAAAATACAGATATTACAGTCCACCTGGTAGTGTCTGAATCTGCAAAGCAGATAATCGGTATTGAGACTGATTATTCAATTACCGATGTGGAGGCCATGGCAGACCACTTATGGAATGAGCAGGACTTCACCGCACCAATTGCCAGCGGTTCACATAAGACCGCCGGAATGGTAGTGGTTCCATGCAGTATGAAGACCCTTGCAGGAATTGCAAATGGTTTCTCTGATACACTAATTGGACGCTCAGCCGATATCTGCCTGAAAGAGGACCGCAGGCTTGTGCTTGTTCCCAGGGAGACGCCGCTGAGCCTGATAGACCTTGAGAATATGGTGAAGGTCAGGCGGGCTGGTGCTGCGGTGCTTCCTGCATGTCCGGGGCTGTATCCAAAACCACAGTCCGTGGATGAGATGATTGATTTTATTGTGGGCAGGGTACTTGACCTATTGGATATAGAGCATGGGTTATACCGCAGGTGGGAATGA